A part of uncultured Treponema sp. genomic DNA contains:
- a CDS encoding CDP-glycerol glycerophosphotransferase family protein yields MNKKNLPLPLKILRRGFITLFNIIELPFYYLFGLLPRSKNLWIFCSWFGQRYSDNSRMFFEYVNKNHPEIKTVWLSKNKDVVKKLRAEGRNAFSSYSAAGLFCSLRASKIFSTTGGEMSLFFCRNAEYYALWHGMPLKKILNDDTNSGGESANSEFRRKTAHILRKIFPWKIFLEQKKLFTVANSEFFVPFLKTAFSLPDEKILRTGSPRCDALFAHRKKPLLEKICEQFPGNRIILYMPTFRTAEWTGEVFNPFDEKYSFNLDDFLAALERQKSVLVYKPHFSDLRFMQTVSQKSSASRLITVNDSDYDELYNFVGQVDMLMTDYSSIYFDFIATKKPVVLLPFDYDFYIKYARGHYFNYFENLEGAKAKNWQEFYRILEEEKYSPVSEETRKKFAEYLDGKGCERLWNCMEK; encoded by the coding sequence GAAAATTTTGCGGCGCGGCTTTATTACGCTTTTCAATATTATTGAGCTACCGTTTTATTATCTTTTTGGACTTCTTCCGCGCAGCAAGAATCTTTGGATTTTCTGCTCCTGGTTCGGGCAGCGGTATTCCGACAACTCGCGTATGTTTTTTGAATATGTGAACAAAAATCATCCTGAAATAAAAACTGTCTGGCTTTCAAAGAACAAGGATGTTGTGAAAAAACTCCGTGCGGAAGGCAGAAACGCTTTTTCATCTTATTCTGCTGCAGGGCTTTTCTGTTCTTTGCGCGCGTCAAAAATATTTTCAACTACAGGTGGCGAGATGAGCCTCTTTTTCTGTAGAAACGCCGAGTATTACGCTTTGTGGCACGGTATGCCGCTCAAGAAAATCCTGAATGACGACACGAACTCCGGCGGAGAATCTGCGAACTCTGAATTTAGAAGAAAAACTGCGCATATCTTGAGAAAAATTTTTCCGTGGAAAATCTTTCTGGAGCAGAAAAAACTCTTTACAGTTGCAAATTCTGAATTCTTTGTGCCGTTCCTGAAAACCGCGTTCAGTCTGCCGGACGAAAAAATCTTGCGCACAGGCTCGCCTCGCTGCGATGCTCTTTTTGCGCATAGAAAAAAACCATTGCTCGAAAAAATCTGCGAGCAGTTTCCCGGAAACAGGATAATTCTTTATATGCCCACGTTCAGGACGGCGGAATGGACTGGCGAGGTTTTCAATCCTTTTGATGAGAAATACAGCTTTAATCTTGACGATTTTTTGGCGGCGCTGGAGCGTCAGAAAAGTGTGCTTGTGTATAAGCCACACTTTTCTGACTTACGCTTTATGCAAACCGTAAGTCAGAAAAGCTCAGCCTCGCGGCTCATCACGGTAAATGATTCTGACTACGACGAGCTTTACAACTTTGTCGGCCAGGTTGACATGCTGATGACCGATTACTCAAGCATTTACTTTGACTTTATCGCGACAAAAAAGCCAGTGGTTCTTCTTCCTTTTGATTACGACTTTTACATCAAATACGCGCGCGGTCATTACTTCAATTACTTTGAGAACTTGGAAGGAGCAAAGGCAAAAAACTGGCAGGAATTCTACAGAATCCTTGAAGAGGAAAAATATTCGCCGGTAAGCGAGGAAACGCGGAAAAAGTTCGCGGAATACTTAGACGGAAAGGGATGTGAAAGGCTGTGGAATTGCATGGAAAAATAA